The proteins below come from a single Solea solea chromosome 6, fSolSol10.1, whole genome shotgun sequence genomic window:
- the LOC131461387 gene encoding keratin, type II cytoskeletal 8-like encodes MSRKTMSVSGYSTRSSNRSLAPASSYTITKRASYGVGSGMGGMGGMSGGSSFGYGSASMGGGGGSGYFGSSSSSGGFIGAPITAVQVNQSLLAPLNLEIDPSIQAVRTQEKEQIKTLNNRFASFIDKVRFLEQQNKMLETKWSLLQDQTTTRSNIEGMFEAYIANLRRQLDGLGNEKVKLEGELRNIHGLVEDFKRKYEDEINKRAAAENEFVLLKKDVDAAYMNKVELEAKADALQDEINFLRAVYETELRELQGQIKDTSVIVEMDNSRSLDMDSIVAEVRAQYEDIANKSKAEAECWYKQKYEEMQSSAGSYGEDLRATKAEIAELNRMIARLQNEIEAVKGQRVNLEAQIAEAEERGELAVKDAKLRIRDLEDALQRAKQDMARQVREYQELMNVKLALDIEIATYRKLLEGEESRIASGGATATIHVQQSSSGGGYSSASSGGYGYGGGSMSSYGGMGGMGSMGGGTITKSSVTSSSSSRRNF; translated from the exons ATGTCAAGGAAGACAATGTCAGTCTCAGGCTACAGCACCAGGTCCTCCAACAGGTCTTTAGCACCAGCCAGCAGCTACACCATCACCAAGAGAGCCAGCTATGGTGTTGGTTCTGGAATGGGTGGAATGGGTGGAATGAGTGGAGGTTCCAGTTTTGGCTATGGCAGTGCTAGTATGGGTGGTGGTGGCGGTTCTGGTTATTTCGGTTCAAGCTCATCGTCAGGTGGCTTCATTGGTGCACCGATCACAGCTGTCCAAGTGAACCAGAGCCTACTGGCCCCACTGAACCTGGAGATTGACCCCAGCATCCAGGCTGTCCGCACCCAGGAGAAGGAGCAGATCAAGACCCTCAACAACCGCTTTGCTTCCTTCATCGACAAG GTCCGTTTCCTGGAACAGCAGAACAAGATGCTGGAGACCAAGTGGAGTCTCCTGCAGGACCAGACCACCACCCGCTCCAACATCGAGGGCATGTTCGAGGCCTACATTGCAAACCTGCGCAGGCAGCTCGATGGGCTTGGCAACGAGAAAGTCAAGCTGGAGGGTGAACTTAGGAACATCCATGGTCTGGTTGAGGACTTCAAGAGGAA GTACGAGGATGAAATCAACAAACGTGCAGCTGCAGAGAACGAGTTTGTTCTGCTGAAGAAG GATGTTGATGCTGCCTACATGAACAAGGTCGAGCTGGAGGCCAAGGCTGATGCTCTTCAGGATGAGATCAACTTCCTCAGGGCTGTCTATGAGACT GAGCTTCGTGAGCTGCAAGGCCAGATCAAGGACACCTCTGTCATTGTGGAGATGGACAACAGCCGTAGCCTTGACATGGACTCCATTGTCGCTGAAGTTCGTGCTCAGTATGAGGACATTGCCAACAAGAGCAAGGCAGAAGCAGAGTGCTGGTACAAACAGAAg TACGAGGAGATGCAGTCCTCAGCCGGATCATATGGTGAGGACCTGCGCGCAACCAAAGCTGAGATTGCTGAACTTAACCGCATGATCGCCCGTCTCCAGAATGAAATTGAGGCAGTCAAAGGACAG AGGGTGAACCTTGAGGCTCAGATCGCAGAGGCTGAGGAGCGTGGTGAGCTGGCAGTGAAGGACGCCAAGCTCCGCATCAGGGACCTGGAGGATGCTCTGCAGAGAGCCAAGCAGGACATGGCCCGGCAAGTGCGCGAATACCAGGAGCTGATGAACGTCAAACTGGCTCTGGATATTGAAATTGCCACATACAGGAAACtgctggagggagaggagagcag AATTGCCAGCGGTGGTGCCACTGCAACCATTCATGTGCAGCAGTCCTCTTCAGGCGGTG GATACTCCAGCGCCAGCTCTGGCGGATATGGCTATGGTGGTGGCAGCATGTCTAGTTATGGCGGTATGGGCGGTATGGGCAGTATGGGCGGTGGCACTATCACCAAGTCCAGTGTCAcatcaagcagcagcagcagacgcaaCTTTTAA
- the LOC131461246 gene encoding keratin, type II cytoskeletal 8-like: MSRKTASVSSYSTRSSSRSLAPASSYTVNKRVSYGVGSGMGGMGGMGGMSGGSNFGYSSASMGGGGGSGYFGSSSSSGGFIGAPITAVQVNQSLLAPLNLEIDPSIQAVRTQEKEQIKTLNNRFASFIDKVRFLEQQNKMLETKWSLLQDQTTTRSNIDGMFEAYIANLRRQLDGLGNEKGKLEGELRNMQGLVEDFKRKYEDEINKRAAAENEFVLLKKDVDAAYMNKVELEAKADALQDEINFLRAVYEAELRELQGQIKDTSVIVEMDNSRSLDMDSIVAEVRAQYEDIANKSKQEAEGWYKQKYEEMQSSAGSYGEDLRATKAEIAELNRMIARLQNEIEAVKGQRVNLEAQIAEAEERGELAVKDAKLRIRDLEDALQRAKQDMARQVREYQELMNVKLALDIEIATYRKLLEGEESRIASGGASATIHVQQSSSGGGYSSASSGGYGYGGGSMSSYGGMGGMGGMGGGTITKSIVTSSSSSSRRNY; encoded by the exons ATGTCAAGGAAGACAGCATCAGTCTCAAGTTACAGCACCAGGTCCTCCAGCAGGTCTTTAGCACCAGCCAGCAGCTACACCGTCAACAAGAGAGTCAGCTATGGTGTTGGTTCTGGAATGGGTGGAATGGGTGGAATGGGTGGAATGAGTGGAGGTTCCAATTTTGGCTATAGCAGTGCTAGTATGGGTGGTGGTGGCGGTTCTGGTTATTTCGGTTCAAGCTCATCGTCAGGTGGCTTCATTGGTGCACCGATCACAGCTGTCCAAGTGAACCAGAGCCTACTGGCCCCACTGAACCTGGAGATTGACCCCAGCATCCAGGCTGTCCGCACCCAGGAGAAGGAGCAGATCAAGACCCTCAACAACCGCTTTGCTTCCTTCATCGACAAG gtCCGTTTCCTGGAACAGCAGAACAAGATGCTGGAGACCAAGTGGAGTCTCCTGCAGGACCAGACCACCACCCGCTCCAACATCGATGGCATGTTCGAGGCCTACATTGCAAACCTGCGCAGGCAGCTCGATGGGCTTGGCAACGAAAAAGGCAAGCTGGAGGGTGAACTTAGGAACATGCAGGGTCTAGTTGAGGACTTCAAGAGGAA GTACGAGGATGAAATCAACAAACGTGCAGCTGCAGAGAACGAGTTTGTTCTCCTGAAGAAG GATGTTGATGCTGCCTACATGAACAAGGTCGAGCTGGAGGCCAAGGCTGATGCTCTTCAGGATGAGATCAACTTCCTCAGGGCTGTCTATGAGGCT GAGCTTCGTGAGCTGCAAGGCCAGATCAAGGACACCTCTGTCATTGTGGAGATGGACAACAGCCGTAGCCTTGACATGGACTCCATTGTCGCTGAAGTTCGTGCTCAGTATGAGGACATTGCCAACAAGAGCAAGCAGGAAGCAGAGGGCTGGTACAAACAGAAG TACGAGGAGATGCAGTCCTCAGCCGGATCATATGGTGAGGACCTGCGCGCAACCAAAGCTGAGATTGCTGAACTTAACCGCATGATCGCCCGTCTCCAGAATGAAATTGAGGCAGTCAAAGGACAG AGGGTGAACCTTGAGGCTCAGATCGCAGAGGCTGAGGAGCGTGGTGAGCTGGCAGTGAAGGACGCCAAGCTCCGCATCAGGGACCTGGAGGATGCTCTGCAGAGAGCCAAGCAGGACATGGCCCGGCAAGTGCGCGAATACCAGGAGCTGATGAACGTCAAACTGGCTCTGGATATTGAAATTGCCACATACAGGAAACtgctggagggagaggagagcag AATTGCCAGCGGTGGTGCCAGTGCAACCATTCATGTGCAGCAGTCCTCTTCAGGCGGTG GATACTCCAGCGCCAGCTCTGGCGGATATGGCTATGGTGGTGGCAGCATGTCTAGTTATGGCGGTATGGGCGGTATGGGCGGTATGGGCGGTGGCACTATCACCAAGTCCATTGTCAcatcaagcagcagcagcagcagacgcaaCTATTAA